One window of the Chryseobacterium camelliae genome contains the following:
- a CDS encoding helix-turn-helix domain-containing protein, with the protein MKPKETLSEFYALHGQEHAKSGQFNVYRREDFTCSRQLDPVYRRDFYKISLIAEGTGVIHYADQSVKVEQPALTFMNPLIPYSWEPGSERQTGYFCIFTDDFVNGSLKNESLSQSTLFKAGGNHVFFPDETSLKIVQATFEHMMHEVESGYSHKYELVRNYVQIIMHEAIKMQPSDREYPHANASERISSLFLELLDRQFSIDAPHQTIALKNANEFAAQLNIHTNHLNRALKETTGKTTTRLISERLVREAKSLLQFSHWNVSEIAYCLGFDYSSNFIVFFKRQTGESPNQFRSKIVSIS; encoded by the coding sequence ATGAAACCCAAAGAAACATTATCGGAATTTTATGCTTTGCACGGGCAGGAACATGCAAAGTCCGGGCAGTTTAATGTGTATCGGAGGGAAGACTTTACCTGCAGCCGGCAGCTTGATCCGGTGTACCGGAGGGACTTTTATAAAATCTCATTGATTGCTGAAGGAACAGGCGTCATCCATTATGCAGATCAGTCGGTTAAGGTTGAACAGCCTGCGCTTACTTTCATGAATCCGCTCATACCCTATTCCTGGGAACCGGGATCTGAAAGACAAACGGGCTACTTCTGTATTTTCACGGATGATTTCGTCAATGGATCGTTAAAAAATGAAAGCCTTTCCCAGTCTACTCTGTTTAAAGCAGGCGGAAACCATGTCTTTTTTCCTGATGAAACCTCCCTGAAAATTGTACAGGCTACTTTTGAACATATGATGCATGAAGTAGAGTCAGGATATTCTCATAAATATGAGCTTGTCCGCAATTATGTACAGATTATTATGCACGAGGCGATCAAAATGCAGCCTTCAGACCGGGAATACCCTCATGCTAATGCCTCGGAGCGTATCAGCTCATTATTCCTGGAGCTGCTGGACCGGCAGTTTTCCATCGATGCGCCACACCAGACCATAGCCCTCAAAAATGCCAATGAATTTGCGGCACAGCTGAATATCCATACCAATCATTTAAACAGGGCCTTAAAGGAAACCACAGGAAAAACAACTACCCGTCTGATTTCGGAACGCTTGGTCAGGGAGGCTAAGTCGTTACTACAGTTCAGTCACTGGAATGTCAGTGAAATAGCTTATTGCCTGGGGTTTGACTATTCTTCCAACTTTATTGTGTTCTTTAAAAGGCAGACCGGCGAGTCGCCCAACCAGTTCAGGAGTAAGATTGT
- the kdsA gene encoding 3-deoxy-8-phosphooctulonate synthase has translation MIQYLDNIRHKDSKNFFLIAGPCIIEGEDMALRIAEKVIQITDKYQIPYIFKGSFKKANRSRVDSFTSIGEEKSLEILKKVGETFNIPTTTDIHENEHAALAAQYVDVLQIPAFLVRQTDLLVAAAKTGKCVTLKKGQFLSPESMKFAVQKVTDSDNHKVAIIERGNSFGYTDLIVDYRGIPTMREYAPVILDVTHSLQQPNQSSGVTGGRPDLIETVAKAGIAVGADGIFIETHPTPETALSDGANMLRLDLLEDLLQKLTRIRESIL, from the coding sequence ATGATCCAGTATTTAGATAACATCCGTCACAAAGATTCCAAAAACTTTTTCCTGATCGCCGGCCCATGCATTATAGAAGGCGAGGATATGGCATTGAGGATTGCCGAAAAAGTAATTCAGATCACCGATAAGTATCAAATTCCTTATATATTCAAGGGAAGCTTTAAAAAAGCCAACCGCAGCCGTGTGGATTCTTTTACATCCATAGGAGAAGAGAAATCGCTTGAGATTCTGAAAAAAGTGGGCGAGACTTTTAATATTCCTACGACAACCGATATCCATGAGAATGAGCATGCGGCTCTGGCAGCGCAATATGTAGATGTGTTGCAGATCCCGGCATTTCTGGTACGTCAGACAGACCTTCTGGTAGCGGCTGCCAAAACCGGAAAATGCGTAACCCTTAAGAAAGGACAGTTCCTGTCTCCGGAATCCATGAAATTTGCCGTACAGAAAGTAACGGATTCCGATAATCATAAAGTAGCGATCATCGAACGGGGAAATTCATTCGGCTATACCGACCTTATCGTGGATTACCGCGGAATTCCTACCATGAGGGAATACGCTCCCGTGATCCTGGATGTCACCCATTCCTTACAGCAGCCTAACCAGAGCTCAGGCGTTACCGGAGGAAGGCCGGATCTCATTGAAACCGTAGCCAAAGCGGGAATTGCTGTAGGAGCAGACGGGATTTTCATTGAAACGCATCCTACACCGGAAACGGCCCTATCAGACGGAGCCAATATGTTAAGGCTGGATTTATTAGAAGATTTGTTACAAAAATTGACAAGAATTAGAGAATCGATTTTGTAA